A window from Neoarius graeffei isolate fNeoGra1 chromosome 14, fNeoGra1.pri, whole genome shotgun sequence encodes these proteins:
- the fbrs gene encoding autism susceptibility gene 2 protein isoform X5: MDGPSRSGGLRQSRRSRSQRDRERRRRRADLGASSPSSGSDQERCRDSLLGASGGECRPVFSGARHRPPRRRKRESVSCEEDIIDGFAIASFISLEALEMDCSLKPPERAGMLMGRGSKRKRGLDENGGPLTEPEDGAPATFTTSSWEKRRNEKKKREAKVSGNLMETGYICDAESESGDKASDNDMEPTFIVSTREVSSNPVSMASTVSNGCTLLPSNSGPPRLSVTPRVSGLERSQERSLELPYPEATSTSSSLLLPRSPASVSTSLAEQNGNAAPHHRHDCSPPQHKLKSFLSFTGRSQAVYGTGSNNRTSTSVKTPSSSTSSSIRPPTPSTSVPAGRGPSGPSGVLRPSSRPSPGALFTPPPGLPPPPPLLQVSPRSSADSELLRQELSSHFLAPQNADREGRTSGSSAGVSASSASGAASVSSSNSGSSSRTVQAQTSMPPLAYQFHQHNHQHQHTHTHQHFLHPPAAAPPMFEKFTGKIDGLFRHPFFPQYPPPVPGIQPVLPPTGPFSSLQGAFQPKGTAPDMPARLGVVPPHLQPKDPRITDPFAQPLKVNNKPGKWCAMHVRVAWMILRHQEKVKLMQADPQKLELRNDLLPRLPGPGGIGGIGSLGALGGPLPPTHDLTRSGSLFAAANPYGRSPPFTPLGALSAGAFGGLGSPSLGASSVFGHKAESSASAVGGLSNPHDPWNRMHVAPHFPSGPSWPKGLEKRDDRDRGKDMGGRELTQIKDEKDRDSLLYGRQPVRMSPGALKHRSSTPSSHMNGLGPLNIVAAQSDGQNRDRERDRERERDRESEKRQHSSSRVPASTSSAPDRPRSSTSSVLATPPPNAPSASSPLDLFGRQAHALGSDPSHPSQRESSGPASSSSSVSSLPVKKPDRTTTPVSKPSTTSLHPGILHPPVKVKEERKEEPEPVPISLPHPAIPPHSFERPNSRHTHHPSTPSSTLSLTPTSGVPLPPPTPHPTHHLPHHLPLLDRSRLAIEAYLGGGGGSAGLVVGPPADRFAAHPHTPPQGHSQAPHSFPWDPWRELAAQQQQQQRREILAQRPDHHLALRADPHLSRLLQHPHARYLEAERAAAVAAAVAVGPHHPAAPTSTSASSSATRPEFGLMSHPFDRPPQVGGPGGGLLDEEQRAQILREDYERVRYFGMHPHLSTPHLPSPSHAAHLDQLHAGLLSHTQLHPPGGSTPSHHPSLYSRLAPLHPHSHVPNGILTKTPSLVAPLSVGAPPPLIPSVTRASTPPRNSRLGGAGDLALFSSHKDGESR, encoded by the exons ATGGATGGGCCCAGTCGAAGCGGAGGGTTGAGACAGAGCCGTCGCTCCCGTTCTCAGCGTGATCGAGAGCGACGCAGGAGGAGAGCAGACCTCGGGGCCTCATCACCTTCCTCAGGCTCAGACCAAGAGCGTTGCAGAGACTCCCTGCTTGGTGCTAGCGGTGGAGAATGTCGGCCCGTTTTTTCTGGTGCCAGGCACCGTCCTCCACGTCGGAGGAAAAGGGAATCTGTATCTTGTGAAGAAGACATCATCGATGGATTTGCCATAGCCAGCTTTATAAGTTTGGAGGCTTTGGAG ATGGATTGTTCTCTGAAGCCGCCAGAGCGAGCTGGTATGTTGATGGGGAGAGGGAGCAAAAGGAAGAGAGGCCTGGATGAGAATGGAGGGCCACTCACAGAGCCAGAGGACGGAGCTCCAGCTACTTTTACCACCAGTAGCTGGGAGAAGCGTAGAAAtgagaagaaaaagagagaggccAAG GTGTCAGGAAATCTCATGGAGACAGGATACATT TGTGATGCAGAGAGTGAGTCAGGGGATAAG GCTTCTGACAATGATATGGAGCCTACATTCATTGTTAGCACTAGAGAAG TGTCCTCCAACCCAGTAAGTATGGCGTCTACTGTGAGCAATGGCTGCACCCTGTTGCCTTCAAACAGTGGGCCACCTCGTCTGTCAGTGACTCCCAGAGTCTCTGGCCTGGAGCGTAGTCAGGAGAGGAGTCTGGAGCTGCCATACCCTGAAGCCACCTCTACCTCATCCTCACTTCTGTTGCCCCGTTCTCCGGCCTCTGTCTCCACCTCATTGGCTGAGCAAAATGGAAATGCCGCACCACACCACCGCCATGATTGCAGCCCTCCACAACATAAACTGAAATCGTTCCTTTCCTTCACTGGTCGCTCACAAGCTGTCTATGGCACGGGTAGCAACAACAG gACCAGTACCTCAGTTAAGACTCCATCTTCATCCACCTCTTCATCAATTCGACCGCCCACTCCCTCTACTAGTGTGCCTGCAGGCCGAGGGCCATCTGGGCCATCTGGTGTGCTGCGGCCTTCATCGCGCCCGAGCCCTGGTGCGCTTTTCACCCCTCCACCTGGTCTCCCACCACCACCTCCCCTTCTGCAGGTGTCCCCTCGCTCTTCAGCAG ATTCAGAGCTGCTCCGTCAGGAGCTGAGCTCGCACTTCCTGGCGCCTCAAAATGCAGATCGGGAAGGCAGAACCTCTGGAAGCAGTGCTGGAGTCAGTGCTAGCTCAGCATCAGGTGCCGCCTCGGTTTCTTCCTCTAACTCTGggagttccagcaggacagtgcagGCCCAGACTTCTATGCCACCACTGGCCTACCAATTCCATCAGCACAACCATCAACACCAGCACACCCACACCCACCAACACTTTCTGCACCCACCTGCTGCAGCTCCTCCAATG TTTGAGAAATTTACAGGCAAGATAGATGGTCTCTTTCGACACCCA TTCTTTCCTCAGTACCCACCGCCTGTGCCTGGAATCCAGCCTGTACTTCCCCCCACTGGACCATTTAGTTCCTTGCAAGGAGCTTTTCAACCCAAG GGAACTGCTCCAGATATGCCTGCTCGCTTGGGAGTTGTTCCTCCCCACCTCCAACCTAAAGACCCCAGG ATAACAGACCCGTTTGCACAACCACTAAAGGTTAATAAT AAACCTGGAAAGTGGTGTGCTATGCATGTACGTGTGGCCTGGATGATTCTGAGGCATCAGGAAAAAGTTAAG TTGATGCAGGCAGATCCTCAAAAGCTGGAATTGCGTAATGACTTGCTACCCCGTCTCCCTGGCCCTGGTGGTATTGGAGGAATAGGCAGTCTCGGAGCACTTGGAGGTCCTCTGCCTCCAACCCATGATCTCACTAGATCAGGCAGTCTCTTTGCAGCTGCTA ATCCATATGGCCGCTCACCCCCCTTTACACCGTTGGGAGCACTGAGTGCTGGTGCCTTTGGGGGACTGGGTAGCCCCTCACTAG GTGCTAGTTCAGTTTTTGGCCATAAGGCAGAATCCTCTGCAAGTGCTGTAGGAGGATTGAGCAACCCACATGATCCTTGGAATCGCATGCATGTTGCTCCTCATTTCCCCTCAGGACCCTCTTGGCCCAAAGGACTAGAAAAAAGGGATGACAGAGATAGAGGTAAAGACATGGGAGGAAGAGAACTGACTCAAATAAAAGATGAAAAAGACAG GGACAGTCTACTTTATGGTCGTCAGCCTGTGCGAATGTCCCCTGGTGCACTCAAACACCGCAGCAGCACTCCCAGCTCTCACATGAATGGGCTGGGCCCTTTAAACATAGTTGCTGCTCAGTCTGATGGACAAAACAGGGATCGGGAACGGGATCGTGAAAGGGAGAGAGATCGAGAGTCAGAAAAAAGACAGCATTCATCCTCCAGGGTACCAGCATCAACCTCCTCAGCACCAGACAGACCTCGTTCATCCACGTCGTCTGTTCTTGCAACCCCTCCTCCAAATGCTCCATCAGCATCCTCCCCTCTGGACTTGTTTGGTAGACAGGCACATGCTCTCGGCTCAGACCCCTCCCATCCATCCCAAAGAGAGAGCAGTGGTCcagcctcttcctcctcctcagtCAGTTCACTTCCCGTCAAGAAGCCTGACCGGACAACGACTCCAGTTTCTAAGCCTTCCACCACTAGCCTCCATCCTGGGATACTTCATCCCCCAGTGAAAGTCAAGGAGGAGAGAAAGGAGGAGCCTGAACCAGTGCCCATCTCCCTACCGCATCCAGCCATACCCCCTCATAGTTTTGAGCGGCCTAACAGTCGCCATACACACCATCCTTCAACACCTTCTTCAACCCTTTCATTGACTCCCACATCTGGAGTGCCTCTTCCTCCTCCTACCCCACACCCTACCCACCATCTTCCCCACCATCTTCCACTTCTGGATCGCTCCCGATTAGCAATTGAGGCTTATCTTGGTGGGGGTGGGGGATCAGCTGGACTAGTTGTGGGACCTCCGGCAGATAGATTTGCAGCCCATCCACATACACCACCTCAAGGCCACTCACAGGCTCCTCACAGCTTCCCCTGGGATCCCTGGAGGGAACTTGCtgcacagcagcagcaacagcagcgtaGAGAGATCTTGGCCCAGCGGCCAGATCATCATCTTGCACTGCGCGCTGATCCGCACTTGTCCCGCCTACTTCAACATCCGCACGCCCGATACCTTGAGGCAGAGAGAGCAGCTGCTGTAGCGGCAGCTGTGGCAGTGGGCCCACATCATCCGGCGGCACCTACTTCCACTTCAGCTTCATCCTCTGCAACCCGGCCAGAATTTGGGTTGATGTCTCATCCTTTTGATCGCCCTCCTCAGGTCGGAGGCCCTGGAGGTGGGTTGCTGGATGAGGAACAGCGTGCCCAGATATTGCGTGAGGACTATGAAAGGGTGCGTTATTTTGGGATGCATCCACACCTTTCCACACCTCACCTGCCCAGCCCATCTCATGCAGCCCACCTAGACCAGCTGCATGCAGGCTTGTTGTCTCATACTCAGCTCCATCCTCCAGGAGGCTCCACACCTTCACATCACCCAAGCCTCTATTCCCGCTTGGCCCCGTTGCATCCACATTCTCATGTTCCCAATGGAATTCTCACCAAGACACCCAGTCTAGTTGCGCCCTTGTCAGTTGGGGCACCCCCTCCACTTATTCCATCTGTAACGAGAGCCTCCACTCCACCTCGTAACTCCAGACTTGGTGGGGCTGGAGATTTGGCCCTGTTCAGCTCGCATAAGGATGGAGAATCCAGATAG
- the fbrs gene encoding autism susceptibility gene 2 protein isoform X2: MDGPSRSGGLRQSRRSRSQRDRERRRRRADLGASSPSSGSDQERCRDSLLGASGGECRPVFSGARHRPPRRRKRESVSCEEDIIDGFAIASFISLEALEMDCSLKPPERAGMLMGRGSKRKRGLDENGGPLTEPEDGAPATFTTSSWEKRRNEKKKREAKVSGNLMETGYICDAESESGDKASDNDMEPTFIVSTREVSSNPVSMASTVSNGCTLLPSNSGPPRLSVTPRVSGLERSQERSLELPYPEATSTSSSLLLPRSPASVSTSLAEQNGNAAPHHRHDCSPPQHKLKSFLSFTGRSQAVYGTGSNNRTSTSVKTPSSSTSSSIRPPTPSTSVPAGRGPSGPSGVLRPSSRPSPGALFTPPPGLPPPPPLLQVSPRSSADSELLRQELSSHFLAPQNADREGRTSGSSAGVSASSASGAASVSSSNSGSSSRTVQAQTSMPPLAYQFHQHNHQHQHTHTHQHFLHPPAAAPPMFEKFTGKIDGLFRHPFFPQYPPPVPGIQPVLPPTGPFSSLQGAFQPKGTAPDMPARLGVVPPHLQPKDPRITDPFAQPLKVNNKPGKWCAMHVRVAWMILRHQEKVKLMQADPQKLELRNDLLPRLPGPGGIGGIGSLGALGGPLPPTHDLTRSGSLFAAASGVNPSSTSFIPPSTPHSSFLTPATHLDPYGRSPPFTPLGALSAGAFGGLGSPSLGASSVFGHKAESSASAVGGLSNPHDPWNRMHVAPHFPSGPSWPKGLEKRDDRDRGKDMGGRELTQIKDEKDRDSLLYGRQPVRMSPGALKHRSSTPSSHMNGLGPLNIVAAQSDGQNRDRERDRERERDRESEKRQHSSSRVPASTSSAPDRPRSSTSSVLATPPPNAPSASSPLDLFGRQAHALGSDPSHPSQRESSGPASSSSSVSSLPVKKPDRTTTPVSKPSTTSLHPGILHPPVKVKEERKEEPEPVPISLPHPAIPPHSFERPNSRHTHHPSTPSSTLSLTPTSGVPLPPPTPHPTHHLPHHLPLLDRSRLAIEAYLGGGGGSAGLVVGPPADRFAAHPHTPPQGHSQAPHSFPWDPWRELAAQQQQQQRREILAQRPDHHLALRADPHLSRLLQHPHARYLEAERAAAVAAAVAVGPHHPAAPTSTSASSSATRPEFGLMSHPFDRPPQVGGPGGGLLDEEQRAQILREDYERVRYFGMHPHLSTPHLPSPSHAAHLDQLHAGLLSHTQLHPPGGSTPSHHPSLYSRLAPLHPHSHVPNGILTKTPSLVAPLSVGAPPPLIPSVTRASTPPRNSRLGGAGDLALFSSHKDGESR, translated from the exons ATGGATGGGCCCAGTCGAAGCGGAGGGTTGAGACAGAGCCGTCGCTCCCGTTCTCAGCGTGATCGAGAGCGACGCAGGAGGAGAGCAGACCTCGGGGCCTCATCACCTTCCTCAGGCTCAGACCAAGAGCGTTGCAGAGACTCCCTGCTTGGTGCTAGCGGTGGAGAATGTCGGCCCGTTTTTTCTGGTGCCAGGCACCGTCCTCCACGTCGGAGGAAAAGGGAATCTGTATCTTGTGAAGAAGACATCATCGATGGATTTGCCATAGCCAGCTTTATAAGTTTGGAGGCTTTGGAG ATGGATTGTTCTCTGAAGCCGCCAGAGCGAGCTGGTATGTTGATGGGGAGAGGGAGCAAAAGGAAGAGAGGCCTGGATGAGAATGGAGGGCCACTCACAGAGCCAGAGGACGGAGCTCCAGCTACTTTTACCACCAGTAGCTGGGAGAAGCGTAGAAAtgagaagaaaaagagagaggccAAG GTGTCAGGAAATCTCATGGAGACAGGATACATT TGTGATGCAGAGAGTGAGTCAGGGGATAAG GCTTCTGACAATGATATGGAGCCTACATTCATTGTTAGCACTAGAGAAG TGTCCTCCAACCCAGTAAGTATGGCGTCTACTGTGAGCAATGGCTGCACCCTGTTGCCTTCAAACAGTGGGCCACCTCGTCTGTCAGTGACTCCCAGAGTCTCTGGCCTGGAGCGTAGTCAGGAGAGGAGTCTGGAGCTGCCATACCCTGAAGCCACCTCTACCTCATCCTCACTTCTGTTGCCCCGTTCTCCGGCCTCTGTCTCCACCTCATTGGCTGAGCAAAATGGAAATGCCGCACCACACCACCGCCATGATTGCAGCCCTCCACAACATAAACTGAAATCGTTCCTTTCCTTCACTGGTCGCTCACAAGCTGTCTATGGCACGGGTAGCAACAACAG gACCAGTACCTCAGTTAAGACTCCATCTTCATCCACCTCTTCATCAATTCGACCGCCCACTCCCTCTACTAGTGTGCCTGCAGGCCGAGGGCCATCTGGGCCATCTGGTGTGCTGCGGCCTTCATCGCGCCCGAGCCCTGGTGCGCTTTTCACCCCTCCACCTGGTCTCCCACCACCACCTCCCCTTCTGCAGGTGTCCCCTCGCTCTTCAGCAG ATTCAGAGCTGCTCCGTCAGGAGCTGAGCTCGCACTTCCTGGCGCCTCAAAATGCAGATCGGGAAGGCAGAACCTCTGGAAGCAGTGCTGGAGTCAGTGCTAGCTCAGCATCAGGTGCCGCCTCGGTTTCTTCCTCTAACTCTGggagttccagcaggacagtgcagGCCCAGACTTCTATGCCACCACTGGCCTACCAATTCCATCAGCACAACCATCAACACCAGCACACCCACACCCACCAACACTTTCTGCACCCACCTGCTGCAGCTCCTCCAATG TTTGAGAAATTTACAGGCAAGATAGATGGTCTCTTTCGACACCCA TTCTTTCCTCAGTACCCACCGCCTGTGCCTGGAATCCAGCCTGTACTTCCCCCCACTGGACCATTTAGTTCCTTGCAAGGAGCTTTTCAACCCAAG GGAACTGCTCCAGATATGCCTGCTCGCTTGGGAGTTGTTCCTCCCCACCTCCAACCTAAAGACCCCAGG ATAACAGACCCGTTTGCACAACCACTAAAGGTTAATAAT AAACCTGGAAAGTGGTGTGCTATGCATGTACGTGTGGCCTGGATGATTCTGAGGCATCAGGAAAAAGTTAAG TTGATGCAGGCAGATCCTCAAAAGCTGGAATTGCGTAATGACTTGCTACCCCGTCTCCCTGGCCCTGGTGGTATTGGAGGAATAGGCAGTCTCGGAGCACTTGGAGGTCCTCTGCCTCCAACCCATGATCTCACTAGATCAGGCAGTCTCTTTGCAGCTGCTA GTGGAGTCAATCCTTCCTCCACTTCCTTCATCCCTCCATCAACGCCCCACTCCTCTTTCCTCACCCCAGCAACACATCTGG ATCCATATGGCCGCTCACCCCCCTTTACACCGTTGGGAGCACTGAGTGCTGGTGCCTTTGGGGGACTGGGTAGCCCCTCACTAG GTGCTAGTTCAGTTTTTGGCCATAAGGCAGAATCCTCTGCAAGTGCTGTAGGAGGATTGAGCAACCCACATGATCCTTGGAATCGCATGCATGTTGCTCCTCATTTCCCCTCAGGACCCTCTTGGCCCAAAGGACTAGAAAAAAGGGATGACAGAGATAGAGGTAAAGACATGGGAGGAAGAGAACTGACTCAAATAAAAGATGAAAAAGACAG GGACAGTCTACTTTATGGTCGTCAGCCTGTGCGAATGTCCCCTGGTGCACTCAAACACCGCAGCAGCACTCCCAGCTCTCACATGAATGGGCTGGGCCCTTTAAACATAGTTGCTGCTCAGTCTGATGGACAAAACAGGGATCGGGAACGGGATCGTGAAAGGGAGAGAGATCGAGAGTCAGAAAAAAGACAGCATTCATCCTCCAGGGTACCAGCATCAACCTCCTCAGCACCAGACAGACCTCGTTCATCCACGTCGTCTGTTCTTGCAACCCCTCCTCCAAATGCTCCATCAGCATCCTCCCCTCTGGACTTGTTTGGTAGACAGGCACATGCTCTCGGCTCAGACCCCTCCCATCCATCCCAAAGAGAGAGCAGTGGTCcagcctcttcctcctcctcagtCAGTTCACTTCCCGTCAAGAAGCCTGACCGGACAACGACTCCAGTTTCTAAGCCTTCCACCACTAGCCTCCATCCTGGGATACTTCATCCCCCAGTGAAAGTCAAGGAGGAGAGAAAGGAGGAGCCTGAACCAGTGCCCATCTCCCTACCGCATCCAGCCATACCCCCTCATAGTTTTGAGCGGCCTAACAGTCGCCATACACACCATCCTTCAACACCTTCTTCAACCCTTTCATTGACTCCCACATCTGGAGTGCCTCTTCCTCCTCCTACCCCACACCCTACCCACCATCTTCCCCACCATCTTCCACTTCTGGATCGCTCCCGATTAGCAATTGAGGCTTATCTTGGTGGGGGTGGGGGATCAGCTGGACTAGTTGTGGGACCTCCGGCAGATAGATTTGCAGCCCATCCACATACACCACCTCAAGGCCACTCACAGGCTCCTCACAGCTTCCCCTGGGATCCCTGGAGGGAACTTGCtgcacagcagcagcaacagcagcgtaGAGAGATCTTGGCCCAGCGGCCAGATCATCATCTTGCACTGCGCGCTGATCCGCACTTGTCCCGCCTACTTCAACATCCGCACGCCCGATACCTTGAGGCAGAGAGAGCAGCTGCTGTAGCGGCAGCTGTGGCAGTGGGCCCACATCATCCGGCGGCACCTACTTCCACTTCAGCTTCATCCTCTGCAACCCGGCCAGAATTTGGGTTGATGTCTCATCCTTTTGATCGCCCTCCTCAGGTCGGAGGCCCTGGAGGTGGGTTGCTGGATGAGGAACAGCGTGCCCAGATATTGCGTGAGGACTATGAAAGGGTGCGTTATTTTGGGATGCATCCACACCTTTCCACACCTCACCTGCCCAGCCCATCTCATGCAGCCCACCTAGACCAGCTGCATGCAGGCTTGTTGTCTCATACTCAGCTCCATCCTCCAGGAGGCTCCACACCTTCACATCACCCAAGCCTCTATTCCCGCTTGGCCCCGTTGCATCCACATTCTCATGTTCCCAATGGAATTCTCACCAAGACACCCAGTCTAGTTGCGCCCTTGTCAGTTGGGGCACCCCCTCCACTTATTCCATCTGTAACGAGAGCCTCCACTCCACCTCGTAACTCCAGACTTGGTGGGGCTGGAGATTTGGCCCTGTTCAGCTCGCATAAGGATGGAGAATCCAGATAG